Part of the Solwaraspora sp. WMMA2065 genome is shown below.
CGGTCTTGCGGTCGCCGATGATCAGCTGCCGCTGGCCGCGACCGATCGGGGTCATCGCGTCGATCGCCTTGATACCGGTCTGCAGCGGCTCGGACACCGACTGGCGGGCCATCACGTTCGGCGCCTGCAGCTCCAGCTCGCGGAAGCCGTCGTTGGCGATGTCACCGAGGCCGTCGATCGGCTCACCGAGCGCGCTGACCACCCGGCCCAGGAAGGCGTCGCCGACCGGGACGGAGAGCACCCGGCCGGTGCGCTTGACGCGCTGGCCCTCCTCGATGCCGGCGTAGTCGCCCAGGACGACCACACCGATGTCACGTACGTCGAGGTTCAACGCCACGCCCAGCGTGCCGTCCTCGAATTCCAGCAGTTCGTTTGCCATCGCCGAGGGCAGGCCCTCGACGTGGGCGATGCCGTCCCCGGCGTCCGCCACGGTGCCGACCTCTTCACGAGACAGCTCCGGCGTGTAGGAGGAGACGTAGCGTTCTAGGGCACCACGGATCTCGTCCGACGAGATGGTCAGCTCGGCCATCCTCTGCTTCCTCTATGTCTAGTGGCCCGGATGAACCCGGAACGGCATGGACTGAATCAGCGCCCGGCGAGCGCCTTGCGAGTGTCGATGAGGCGGCGCCGAACGGTGCCGTCGTACAGGTCGGAACCGATCCGTACGCTCATCCCGCCGAGTACGGCGGGGTCGACCGTCAACTTGACGGATACCTCCCGACCGTACATCTCGGCCAACGTGGCGCCCAGCCGCTGCTCCTCGGGCTGGGTCAGTGGTGCGGCGACCGTGACGTGCGCGACCTGCCGGTCCCGCCGGGCGGCGGCCAGCTCGACCAGCCGGCCCAGCCCGGCACCGACGGATCGCCCGCCGAAGCCCCGGACCGCCTGCTCGGCGAGGCGCACCGTGGCCGGCAGCGCCTTTCCGGTGAGCAGCGTGCGGACCAGTTCGACCCGCCGGTCGGCCGGCACGGCGACGTCACCGACCACGGCACCCAGCTGCGGGTCGCCGTCGATGATCTTGCCGAACCGGAACAGCTCGTCCTCCACCTCGGCCAGCTCGCCGGCCGACTCGGCACCGGCCAGTGCGGTGTCGACGCCGAGTCGCTCGGTGGCGTCGAGCAGCTCCGACGGCGCCGACCAGCGGGCCGCGACGACCGCGTCGAGCAGGTCGAGGCTGTCCGCGCCGGTCTTGCCTTCGAACAGGCCGCGCAGCAGCCCGGTCCGGTCGTCGGCGGGCCGGGCCGGGTCGGCCAGCGCCCGCCGCAGCCGGGGCTGACGGCGCAGCAGGTCGGCCACCGAGAGGATCTCGTCGGCCGTGGTCGCGACCGCCGTCGGGGCGGCACCGGCGACGTAGCCGACCAGTCGCTCGGTCACCGCGGCGTAGGACTCCCGGCTGGTGGCGGACTGCATCAGCGGGCCCCCGCGTTCTCCAGGTCGGCCATGAACCGCTCGACGGTGCCCTTACGGCGGGCCTCGTCGGCGAGCGCGTCCCCGACGATCCGGCCGGCCAGGTCGACCGCGAGCGTGCCGACCTCGGCCCGCAGCTCCCGGATGATGGTCTGCCGCTCGGCGGCGAGCTGCTCCTTGCCGGCCGCGATGATCCGATCGGACTCCTCCCGCGCCTTGGCGAGGATGTCCTGCCGGATCCCTTCGGCGTCGGCCCGGGCGTCGTCGCGGATGCGGGCTGCGTCGGTACGCGCCTCGGCCAGCTGGGCCTTGTACTGCTCCAGCAGCTGGTTCGCCTCAGCCTGGGCGGCCTCGGCCCGCTTGATGCCGCCCTCGATCGCCTCGACCCGCGCCTGGTACATCGCTTCCATCCGTGGGAACACGAACTTCAGCAGGACGGCGACGAGCAGACCGAAGGCGATCAGGCCGACGATGATCTCGGACAGCGGCGGGAGCAGGATGTTCCCGCCCTCTTCCGCAGCTATGTACGTGACTTCTTCGTACATGGACACTTCCCTT
Proteins encoded:
- a CDS encoding F0F1 ATP synthase subunit delta produces the protein MQSATSRESYAAVTERLVGYVAGAAPTAVATTADEILSVADLLRRQPRLRRALADPARPADDRTGLLRGLFEGKTGADSLDLLDAVVAARWSAPSELLDATERLGVDTALAGAESAGELAEVEDELFRFGKIIDGDPQLGAVVGDVAVPADRRVELVRTLLTGKALPATVRLAEQAVRGFGGRSVGAGLGRLVELAAARRDRQVAHVTVAAPLTQPEEQRLGATLAEMYGREVSVKLTVDPAVLGGMSVRIGSDLYDGTVRRRLIDTRKALAGR
- a CDS encoding F0F1 ATP synthase subunit B — encoded protein: MYEEVTYIAAEEGGNILLPPLSEIIVGLIAFGLLVAVLLKFVFPRMEAMYQARVEAIEGGIKRAEAAQAEANQLLEQYKAQLAEARTDAARIRDDARADAEGIRQDILAKAREESDRIIAAGKEQLAAERQTIIRELRAEVGTLAVDLAGRIVGDALADEARRKGTVERFMADLENAGAR